The bacterium genome window below encodes:
- the atpE gene encoding ATP synthase F0 subunit C has product MEAYWAEAIKYLAAGICMGFGAIGAGVGEGYTAGQTVLGISRQPSASGQLIKTMLIGQAITETSGIFALVIAVLMISPGVGAGDNIVVSMAAFLGAGISVGIAGFGVGIGGGFPAAKACEGIARRPSVAGQVSVTMLIGQAAASTPVVFGLVVAFILLYTPFSGSWERAAALLGAGISAGFGGFGSGIGGGMPGGTACAATARRMDLRSQIIGTMLIGQAVTQTSAIFALVVSFLLMFTTGDGSDIVKIAGLLGAGISMGFGAIGPGLGTGIPAASACTCIRINERTGSVTTRVMLLGQAVAQSTAIYSLIIALLMIFVV; this is encoded by the coding sequence TTGGAAGCATATTGGGCTGAAGCTATCAAGTATCTTGCGGCCGGCATCTGTATGGGTTTTGGTGCTATCGGTGCAGGCGTTGGGGAGGGTTACACCGCAGGCCAGACCGTTTTGGGCATATCCCGTCAGCCGAGCGCCTCGGGCCAGCTGATTAAAACGATGCTCATTGGCCAGGCGATAACCGAGACGTCCGGCATCTTTGCCCTTGTCATCGCAGTGTTGATGATCAGCCCCGGCGTCGGCGCCGGCGACAATATCGTAGTGAGTATGGCGGCGTTTCTGGGCGCAGGGATAAGCGTCGGTATCGCGGGCTTTGGCGTCGGTATCGGGGGAGGCTTCCCTGCCGCAAAGGCCTGCGAGGGCATAGCGAGGCGCCCCTCGGTGGCCGGACAGGTCAGCGTCACGATGCTGATCGGACAGGCTGCCGCCTCAACCCCGGTCGTTTTTGGGTTGGTCGTGGCATTCATCCTTCTTTACACGCCTTTTTCGGGGAGTTGGGAGAGGGCCGCAGCGCTTCTTGGCGCAGGGATAAGCGCGGGCTTTGGTGGGTTTGGCAGTGGCATTGGTGGGGGCATGCCCGGCGGGACTGCTTGCGCTGCTACTGCGAGGCGCATGGACTTGCGCAGCCAGATAATCGGGACGATGCTGATCGGCCAAGCCGTTACTCAGACCTCGGCCATCTTCGCGCTGGTCGTCTCTTTTCTGCTGATGTTCACCACGGGCGATGGCTCGGACATCGTCAAGATAGCTGGCTTACTTGGTGCGGGCATCAGCATGGGCTTTGGCGCTATCGGCCCCGGCTTGGGTACCGGTATCCCGGCGGCGTCCGCATGCACCTGCATTCGGATAAACGAGCGAACCGGCTCGGTAACAACGCGGGTCATGTTGCTGGGCCAGGCAGTTGCGCAGTCAACGGCCATATACTCTCTGATCATAGCTCTGCTTATGATATTCGTTGTGTAG